Proteins from a genomic interval of Gordonia sp. SL306:
- a CDS encoding DUF4185 domain-containing protein — protein sequence MMRRLGRWRTVFAVSTLATTLTVGLATTPSAEAFPVAAGNGKVVARLTGPGSINDTVGRYNIVGTDLGVMWDNGRGEIMTAFGDTQSFNGWSLLYGQLWYWRSNVLLRSTDRNLSDGMTFTGHAGSPGNAKRLLKPNLRREVTIIPTAGVAANGKQYMNVMSVKHWGPPGIWFTNWSGLAASTDNGQNWKAVNAFRPNGGGNHKFQMAAYLKVGDTVYTYGTPDGRWGSVYLARVNEKDIEHLGKYEYFSWGRWVKNNPESATPVMGAPTGELSVAWNDYLGKYISLGTKDNGVVLRTADNPWGPWSSGEIVVPANDPYSGYAPFIHPWSKGSSLYFTYSIYTGYQVYLMRLPLNKP from the coding sequence ATGATGCGGCGTCTAGGACGATGGAGAACGGTATTCGCGGTTTCCACCCTCGCGACCACCTTGACGGTGGGCCTGGCGACCACGCCATCCGCCGAGGCCTTCCCTGTCGCGGCCGGTAACGGCAAGGTCGTCGCACGCCTCACCGGGCCGGGTTCGATCAACGACACGGTCGGTAGATACAACATCGTCGGCACCGACCTCGGTGTCATGTGGGACAACGGTCGCGGCGAGATCATGACCGCCTTCGGGGACACCCAGTCGTTCAACGGGTGGTCACTGCTCTACGGCCAGCTCTGGTACTGGCGCTCCAACGTCCTGCTGCGCAGCACCGACCGTAATCTCTCCGACGGCATGACGTTCACCGGCCACGCCGGCAGCCCGGGCAACGCCAAGCGACTGCTGAAGCCGAACCTGCGCCGCGAGGTCACGATCATCCCGACCGCGGGTGTCGCGGCGAACGGCAAGCAGTACATGAACGTCATGTCGGTGAAGCACTGGGGACCTCCCGGGATCTGGTTCACCAACTGGTCCGGTCTCGCGGCGTCCACCGACAACGGCCAGAACTGGAAAGCGGTGAACGCATTCCGGCCGAACGGCGGTGGCAACCACAAGTTCCAGATGGCCGCCTACCTGAAGGTGGGCGACACCGTCTACACCTACGGAACCCCCGACGGACGCTGGGGCTCGGTCTACCTGGCGCGGGTGAACGAGAAGGACATCGAACATCTCGGCAAATACGAGTACTTCTCGTGGGGTCGCTGGGTCAAGAACAACCCGGAGTCGGCCACCCCGGTGATGGGCGCGCCGACCGGCGAGTTGTCGGTCGCCTGGAACGACTATCTCGGCAAGTACATCTCGCTCGGCACCAAGGACAACGGTGTGGTGTTGCGGACCGCCGACAATCCATGGGGCCCGTGGAGCTCCGGTGAGATCGTGGTGCCGGCAAACGACCCGTACTCGGGGTATGCACCCTTCATCCACCCGTGGTCGAAGGGCAGCTCGCTGTACTTCACGTACTCGATCTACACCGGGTATCAGGTCTATTTGATGCGGCTTCCGCTGAACAAGCCCTGA
- a CDS encoding phosphatase PAP2 family protein yields the protein MSIDDAVDVQDSDDDAGSKARRAVSKKSVEDPAGTSGSENSEAETAEPETGETSAPETEPSGVEPVLDDIAAAASTDPEPGSRRDLTMVRRVAIAAWVVFMVVEVALNGLAFDRTQLIVLLCLGMLAATIGRRKAISVIIDWLPFALILVLYDWTRDVARIVDMPTQWHLAPDVDHALFGVNPTVWLQEHLKGASPPWWEVITSVVYMSYFIVPYAAAAVLWLRDRSAWRRYAACFVATTFLALVGYTLVPAAPPWAAARCTAEQVVDHPREPMCMTNEAGAPGGGVLGDVTPTQPGAAPYVERISARGWNVLNIHAASTLVEVGQGKANLVAAIPSLHAGLTMLLALFMWPRVKALGKTLFMGYALAMAFTLVYTAEHYVFDILLGWGLAAFVIVVANLVDKYWLIPRKQRREAAEAQTEVGAEAEVTAPR from the coding sequence GTGAGCATTGACGACGCGGTCGACGTCCAGGACTCGGACGATGATGCGGGATCGAAGGCTCGCCGTGCCGTGAGCAAGAAGTCCGTGGAGGACCCCGCCGGGACCAGCGGATCGGAGAACTCCGAGGCCGAGACCGCAGAGCCCGAGACGGGCGAGACGTCTGCGCCGGAAACCGAGCCGTCCGGCGTGGAACCGGTGCTCGACGACATCGCGGCCGCTGCGTCGACCGATCCCGAACCCGGCAGTCGTCGAGACCTCACCATGGTCCGACGCGTCGCGATCGCTGCCTGGGTCGTGTTCATGGTCGTCGAGGTCGCCCTCAACGGCCTGGCCTTCGACCGTACCCAGCTGATCGTCCTGCTCTGTCTGGGCATGCTGGCCGCCACCATCGGGCGGCGCAAGGCGATCAGCGTGATCATCGACTGGCTGCCGTTCGCATTGATCCTCGTGCTCTACGACTGGACCCGCGACGTCGCGCGCATCGTCGACATGCCGACACAGTGGCATCTGGCACCCGACGTCGACCATGCACTGTTCGGCGTCAATCCGACGGTGTGGCTGCAGGAGCACCTGAAAGGCGCGTCCCCGCCCTGGTGGGAGGTCATCACCAGCGTCGTCTACATGTCGTACTTCATCGTCCCGTATGCGGCCGCGGCCGTGCTCTGGCTGCGCGATCGGTCGGCATGGCGCCGCTACGCTGCGTGCTTCGTGGCGACGACGTTCCTCGCGCTCGTCGGCTACACGCTGGTCCCGGCCGCACCGCCGTGGGCGGCCGCTCGGTGTACCGCCGAGCAGGTGGTCGACCACCCGCGTGAGCCGATGTGCATGACGAACGAGGCAGGCGCCCCGGGCGGCGGCGTCCTCGGTGACGTCACGCCCACGCAGCCCGGCGCGGCGCCGTATGTGGAGCGGATCTCGGCCCGCGGCTGGAACGTCCTGAACATCCACGCGGCCTCGACGCTGGTCGAGGTGGGGCAGGGCAAGGCAAACCTCGTCGCGGCGATCCCGTCGCTGCACGCCGGTCTCACGATGTTGCTGGCGTTGTTCATGTGGCCGAGGGTCAAGGCGCTGGGCAAGACGTTGTTCATGGGTTACGCGCTCGCGATGGCCTTCACGCTGGTCTACACCGCCGAGCACTACGTCTTCGACATCCTGCTCGGCTGGGGGTTGGCGGCGTTCGTCATCGTCGTCGCGAATCTGGTCGACAAGTACTGGCTGATCCCGCGAAAGCAGCGACGTGAGGCGGCCGAGGCCCAGACGGAGGTCGGGGCAGAGGCCGAGGTGACTGCGCCCCGGTAG
- a CDS encoding HdeD family acid-resistance protein: MTIADYAKQIPNELVNAVRSMMIATSIVGIVLGIIALIWPGATLLVIGVLFGISLIVAGLFRIYTAFAAKLLSGGWRFVLGLVGVLILAAGIIALFNPEESLVFLAIFIGIGWIFQGVADLAHAVAGSVHTPRWLLVLSGVVAIIAGIVMMVIPGLALATFLWVAAIMLIVVSVVTLVTLPKKIEDPTI, from the coding sequence ATGACAATTGCAGATTACGCAAAGCAGATTCCGAACGAATTGGTGAATGCCGTTCGCTCGATGATGATCGCGACATCCATCGTGGGAATCGTCCTGGGAATCATCGCGCTGATATGGCCGGGCGCGACGCTGCTCGTGATCGGTGTCCTCTTCGGGATCTCGTTGATCGTGGCCGGGCTGTTCCGGATCTATACGGCGTTCGCGGCCAAGCTGTTGTCCGGTGGCTGGCGGTTCGTCCTCGGCCTCGTCGGGGTGCTGATCCTCGCGGCGGGCATCATCGCATTGTTCAATCCCGAGGAGTCGCTGGTGTTCCTGGCGATCTTCATCGGTATCGGCTGGATCTTCCAGGGTGTCGCCGATCTGGCGCACGCGGTGGCCGGTTCGGTGCACACGCCGCGGTGGCTGTTGGTGCTCTCCGGTGTCGTCGCGATCATCGCCGGCATCGTGATGATGGTGATCCCCGGTCTCGCGCTGGCCACCTTCCTGTGGGTGGCCGCGATAATGCTGATCGTGGTCAGCGTGGTCACGCTGGTGACACTGCCCAAGAAGATCGAGGACCCGACCATCTGA
- a CDS encoding acyl-CoA thioesterase domain-containing protein codes for MSLIAFFSHDSGTADSAAEESRGYTPTRFAASLWAPSTLNGPAVCALAARAAEDEFATQGFRTARFTIELFKVARDTVTVTRGRLVRDGRRIKVAEVDVIQAADGVEVIVARSTTVFVRESTDPPGERWRRPADATRFRPPETDADDHFPWYGTTSEHGGEIVWSQDMAAHQHGQRKWLWTRAVGTVVGEDPTPFQRAVISGESTSLVCNWGTAGIAYINCDLTVALSRLPVGSRIGVEAATHLETDGISTSTANLYDVDGQFGVGMVTGVENAAATIDFTSVKPGEKYAEG; via the coding sequence GTGTCGCTGATCGCATTCTTCTCCCACGATTCCGGGACGGCCGATTCCGCTGCGGAAGAATCCCGCGGATACACCCCCACCCGCTTCGCGGCCAGTCTCTGGGCGCCGTCGACGTTGAACGGTCCCGCGGTGTGCGCGCTCGCCGCCCGCGCCGCCGAAGACGAGTTCGCGACTCAGGGATTCCGCACCGCACGGTTCACCATCGAACTGTTCAAGGTTGCCAGGGACACCGTCACGGTCACGCGGGGCCGACTCGTCCGCGACGGCAGGCGGATCAAGGTCGCCGAGGTCGACGTGATCCAGGCCGCGGACGGTGTCGAGGTGATCGTCGCGCGGAGCACCACCGTGTTCGTCAGGGAGAGCACCGATCCGCCGGGGGAACGCTGGCGCCGGCCTGCCGACGCGACCCGGTTCCGGCCGCCCGAGACCGATGCCGACGACCACTTCCCCTGGTACGGGACCACATCGGAACACGGCGGCGAGATCGTCTGGAGCCAGGACATGGCCGCTCACCAGCACGGGCAGCGGAAATGGCTGTGGACCCGTGCCGTCGGCACCGTCGTCGGGGAGGACCCGACGCCTTTCCAGCGCGCGGTGATCAGCGGGGAGTCGACCAGCCTGGTCTGCAATTGGGGCACCGCGGGCATCGCCTATATCAACTGCGATCTGACCGTCGCATTGTCCCGACTGCCGGTCGGCAGCCGGATCGGCGTCGAGGCGGCCACCCACCTGGAGACCGACGGGATCTCGACGAGTACCGCCAACCTCTACGACGTCGACGGACAATTCGGGGTGGGCATGGTCACGGGCGTGGAGAACGCGGCGGCGACCATCGATTTCACGTCGGTGAAACCCGGCGAAAAGTATGCCGAAGGCTGA
- a CDS encoding DUF305 domain-containing protein, with amino-acid sequence MKRQTTACSILLAAALLGACSTGTDDPATNSPATSASASAAAGSESVSHNDADIAFNQMMIPHHRQAVAMAELVDERTTTPAVRALGEQIENAQQPEIDQMTTRLTDWGVPAEPADSNEHGGHGGDGGHSMSGMMTDDEMAALTDARGTEFDRLWLDGMIRHHLGAVAMADDELARGIDGPSRALAQQIKASQQAEIGEMKQLLGQ; translated from the coding sequence ATGAAACGACAGACAACCGCATGCTCGATCCTGCTCGCCGCCGCCCTTCTCGGGGCGTGTTCGACCGGCACAGACGACCCGGCGACGAACTCGCCTGCGACCTCGGCCTCCGCTTCGGCTGCCGCCGGGTCGGAGTCGGTGTCGCACAACGACGCCGACATCGCCTTCAACCAGATGATGATCCCGCATCATCGTCAGGCGGTCGCGATGGCCGAACTCGTGGACGAACGCACCACGACGCCGGCCGTCCGTGCGCTCGGAGAGCAGATCGAGAACGCGCAGCAACCCGAGATCGACCAGATGACGACCCGCCTCACCGACTGGGGCGTCCCGGCAGAACCGGCCGATTCGAATGAGCACGGCGGTCACGGCGGCGATGGCGGCCACTCGATGTCGGGCATGATGACCGACGACGAGATGGCCGCGCTCACCGACGCGCGCGGAACGGAGTTCGACCGATTGTGGCTCGACGGGATGATCCGCCATCACCTGGGTGCGGTCGCGATGGCCGATGACGAACTCGCGCGGGGCATCGACGGTCCCTCACGGGCTCTCGCGCAACAGATCAAGGCCTCTCAGCAGGCGGAGATCGGCGAGATGAAGCAGTTGCTCGGGCAGTGA